One Elusimicrobiota bacterium genomic region harbors:
- a CDS encoding transketolase family protein — protein sequence MVEMKATRFGYGEGLVILGEQNPNIVVIGMDITSSTTANMFKEKFPDRFFSLGIAEQNGMSVAAGLSMVGKIPFVCTYGVFAAGRCWDQIRTTICYNECNVKIGGGHGGISVGPDGATHQALEEIAIMRVLPNMTVIVPCDAIETRKATIASVKDIKGPVYIRFGREPIPVITDDKTPFIIGKANVIQKGKHVTIIACGAMVYESLKAAEKLDKDNISAEIINLHTIKPIDAETIIKSAKKTGAVVTVEEHQITAGMGGAVAEVLSENCPVAMKRVGVLDKFGESGEPGELMKAFNCTSEDVYKAAKKVIKMKKS from the coding sequence AATGAAAGCGACAAGATTCGGTTATGGAGAGGGACTTGTGATTTTAGGTGAACAAAATCCTAATATCGTGGTAATAGGAATGGATATAACATCCTCAACGACAGCTAATATGTTTAAAGAAAAATTTCCCGATAGATTTTTTTCATTAGGTATTGCGGAACAGAATGGTATGAGTGTTGCAGCAGGACTTTCAATGGTAGGAAAAATTCCGTTTGTTTGTACATATGGTGTTTTTGCTGCCGGAAGATGCTGGGACCAGATAAGAACAACAATTTGTTATAATGAGTGTAATGTTAAAATTGGCGGCGGACATGGCGGGATTTCAGTCGGACCTGACGGTGCAACACATCAGGCATTAGAAGAAATAGCAATAATGAGAGTGTTGCCTAATATGACCGTAATTGTTCCATGTGACGCGATAGAAACAAGAAAAGCAACGATAGCATCAGTGAAGGATATAAAAGGTCCTGTGTATATCAGATTTGGCAGGGAACCTATCCCGGTGATCACTGATGACAAAACACCATTTATTATAGGTAAAGCTAATGTTATCCAGAAAGGCAAACATGTTACAATCATTGCTTGTGGAGCGATGGTTTATGAGTCACTTAAAGCAGCGGAAAAACTTGACAAAGATAATATTTCCGCAGAAATCATAAATCTTCATACGATTAAACCAATTGATGCAGAAACAATAATTAAATCTGCAAAAAAGACAGGAGCAGTTGTTACAGTTGAAGAACATCAAATTACAGCCGGTATGGGTGGTGCGGTGGCTGAGGTTCTTTCTGAAAATTGTCCGGTTGCAATGAAAAGAGTCGGTGTGCTTGATAAATTCGGTGAGTCAGGTGAGCCGGGCGAACTCATGAAAGCATTTAATTGTACATCAGAAGATGTTTATAAAGCAGCAAAGAAAGTAATTAAGATGAAGAAATCCTAA
- a CDS encoding phosphopentomutase, with amino-acid sequence MKVILIVLDSAGIGFLPDAAAYNDEGTNTLGNIAKSIKDFNLPNLAKLGLYNLLPDYELPTINSELTGSYGKMSEASNGKDTSIGHWEITGIITKKPLPTYPKGFPEDFIKKYEKAIGTKTIGNYAASGTEIIKQLGAEHCKTGYPIVYTSADSVFQVAAHEDIKIFGLKRLYEICEIARKMLNVGRVIARPFVGTPGNFERTSNRHDYSIDPPEPTLLDKLKSSDIKVIAIGKIKDIFNNKGITESIHTKNNKDGMDETLKIVHEFIGSHVHASTNQQMNISTRERCLGVNPSTHEHINMSTRERSLDRCLVFTNLVDFDMLWGHRRDVNSYYNGLKEFDEFLPKIYDAMADEDILFITADHGCDPTYTKHTDHTREYVPLLVYSKRLKKSVNLGVRKTFSDLGQTIADIFNIEKLHNGESFKKDLVYTNEHE; translated from the coding sequence GTGAAAGTTATTTTGATTGTTTTAGATTCTGCCGGTATAGGTTTTTTACCTGATGCAGCAGCATATAATGATGAGGGGACAAATACTCTGGGTAATATAGCAAAATCTATAAAAGATTTTAACCTACCTAACTTAGCAAAATTAGGTTTATATAATTTACTACCTGACTATGAACTCCCAACTATTAACTCTGAACTAACCGGCAGTTACGGCAAAATGTCCGAGGCATCAAATGGTAAAGATACCTCGATTGGGCATTGGGAAATAACCGGCATAATCACAAAAAAGCCGCTTCCTACTTATCCAAAAGGTTTTCCGGAAGATTTCATAAAAAAATATGAAAAGGCGATTGGGACTAAAACAATAGGCAATTATGCTGCTTCAGGAACTGAAATAATAAAACAACTTGGGGCTGAACACTGCAAAACCGGGTATCCAATAGTTTATACTTCTGCAGACAGTGTTTTTCAGGTCGCTGCCCATGAAGATATAAAGATTTTTGGATTAAAGCGGCTTTATGAAATCTGCGAAATTGCGAGAAAAATGCTAAATGTCGGAAGGGTGATTGCAAGACCGTTTGTAGGAACTCCCGGAAATTTTGAAAGAACATCAAATCGTCACGATTATTCTATAGATCCGCCCGAACCGACATTACTTGATAAGTTAAAAAGTTCAGATATAAAAGTTATCGCAATAGGGAAAATTAAAGATATATTCAATAATAAAGGTATCACCGAATCCATACATACCAAAAACAATAAAGATGGCATGGACGAGACATTAAAAATCGTTCACGAGTTCATTGGTTCACATGTTCACGCATCAACGAATCAACAAATGAACATATCAACACGTGAACGCTGTTTAGGAGTTAACCCATCAACACATGAACATATCAACATGTCAACACGTGAACGCAGTTTGGATCGCTGTTTGGTGTTCACTAATTTAGTTGATTTTGATATGCTTTGGGGACATCGTAGAGATGTTAATTCATATTATAACGGCTTGAAAGAGTTTGACGAATTTTTACCAAAAATTTATGATGCAATGGCAGATGAAGATATTTTATTTATTACTGCAGACCATGGCTGTGACCCGACTTATACAAAACATACTGACCATACAAGAGAATATGTTCCGTTGCTGGTTTATAGTAAGAGACTAAAAAAAAGCGTTAATCTTGGTGTAAGAAAAACATTTTCAGATTTAGGCCAGACAATAGCAGATATTTTTAATATAGAAAAATTACATAATGGTGAAAGTTTTAAAAAGGATTTAGTGTACACTAATGAGCACGAATAA